A genomic region of Mesobacillus jeotgali contains the following coding sequences:
- a CDS encoding OsmC family protein — MEFKMKPDVGFYTEAGFGRLDVAGDEQYGFRPYQLLVSSVAVCSGGVLRKVLEKMRMEIKDIHIQADAERVEEEANRVSKITVHFRIAGENLDEKKIEKAMALTRKNCSMVQSVVGSIEIEETFEIVQ, encoded by the coding sequence ATGGAATTCAAAATGAAACCGGATGTGGGTTTTTATACAGAAGCAGGCTTCGGGAGGCTGGATGTAGCAGGTGACGAACAATATGGTTTCAGGCCTTACCAGCTGCTCGTGTCATCAGTTGCGGTGTGCAGCGGCGGAGTCCTTCGCAAGGTACTGGAAAAAATGAGGATGGAAATCAAGGATATACACATCCAGGCTGATGCTGAACGTGTCGAGGAGGAAGCGAACAGAGTAAGCAAGATTACCGTCCATTTCCGCATTGCCGGAGAGAATCTAGACGAGAAGAAAATTGAAAAGGCGATGGCTTTGACGAGGAAAAATTGTTCAATGGTCCAGTCGGTCGTCGGGAGCATTGAGATTGAAGAAACGTTTGAAATCGTTCAATAA
- a CDS encoding MFS transporter produces MNISMKLRFWILVSIVAISGFSQGMLLPLIAIIFEQDGVSSSMNGFHATGLYLGILIASPLMEAPLRRFGYKPIILIGGFTVAISLALFPLWKSFWFWFLLRLAIGIGDHMLHFATQTWITSFSPKDRLGRNISLYGLFFGLGFAAGPLMTGFVKINTTLPFIISSAISLAAWLTVWLLKNERPEHDTDSSSFFGTMKRFGKVFKYAWVAFLPPFGYGFLEASLNGNFPVYAMRSGIGVDAVALLLPAFAIGGILSQLPLGILSDKLGRRNVLLVVTLAGFISFTAAGLLENSTTGLLICFFIAGTVVGSTFSLGISYMADLLPKQLLPAGNLMCGIFFSFGSISGPFIGGLAIQWLKGISFFYVISTMLLLIFIALVAVRHEDSSHQANTV; encoded by the coding sequence ATGAACATAAGTATGAAGCTTCGTTTCTGGATTTTAGTCAGCATAGTCGCGATTTCAGGATTTTCACAGGGAATGCTGCTTCCACTGATTGCAATTATATTTGAACAGGATGGCGTTTCGTCATCGATGAATGGCTTTCATGCCACAGGCTTGTATTTAGGGATCCTGATTGCTTCTCCATTAATGGAAGCGCCGCTCCGCAGATTTGGTTACAAGCCCATCATTCTCATTGGCGGCTTTACGGTAGCCATTTCACTTGCGCTATTTCCATTATGGAAGTCCTTTTGGTTCTGGTTTTTGTTAAGACTGGCAATCGGTATTGGCGACCACATGCTTCACTTTGCTACACAGACATGGATAACTTCCTTTTCACCTAAAGACCGACTTGGAAGGAATATATCGCTCTATGGATTGTTTTTCGGATTGGGCTTCGCTGCTGGCCCGTTGATGACAGGTTTTGTAAAAATAAACACGACACTGCCTTTCATCATTTCCTCTGCCATCAGCCTAGCCGCCTGGCTGACCGTCTGGCTGCTGAAAAACGAGCGACCCGAACATGACACTGACAGCAGCTCTTTCTTCGGGACAATGAAGAGATTTGGAAAAGTATTTAAGTATGCCTGGGTTGCATTTTTGCCACCGTTTGGCTACGGGTTTCTCGAGGCCAGCCTTAACGGCAACTTCCCTGTCTATGCCATGAGATCTGGCATTGGCGTTGATGCGGTCGCACTCTTGCTTCCGGCATTTGCAATCGGCGGGATTCTCTCACAACTTCCGTTAGGAATATTGAGTGATAAGCTCGGCCGGAGGAATGTCTTGCTGGTCGTCACTCTAGCTGGCTTCATCAGTTTTACTGCTGCTGGATTACTAGAGAATTCGACAACCGGACTGCTTATTTGCTTCTTTATTGCAGGAACGGTTGTAGGATCAACTTTCTCTCTTGGCATCAGCTATATGGCAGACCTTCTGCCAAAACAACTGCTGCCAGCAGGCAATTTAATGTGCGGCATTTTCTTCAGCTTTGGAAGTATCAGCGGTCCATTCATCGGCGGGCTGGCAATACAATGGCTTAAAGGCATCAGTTTCTTTTACGTGATCAGCACGATGCTGCTGTTGATTTTCATCGCCCTTGTTGCAGTCCGACATGAAGATTCTTCGCATCAAGCAAATACTGTTTAA
- a CDS encoding DUF421 domain-containing protein: MLFNSWDAVWRTLVVGVLAYSALVLLLRVSGKKTLSKMNAFDLIVTVALGSTLATILLNKNVALVEGISAFFILITLQYLVAWLSIRSDGFKRLIKSDPKLIFYQGKYLKENIVKERVLEVEILQAARSSGINSMNQVEAVVLETDGSISVIKKSDSKTNTLDNVDE; the protein is encoded by the coding sequence TTAATTCCTGGGATGCGGTTTGGCGTACTCTGGTTGTCGGTGTGCTTGCTTATTCCGCTCTTGTTTTATTGCTCCGAGTTTCCGGCAAAAAAACGTTATCTAAAATGAATGCTTTCGACTTGATTGTAACAGTCGCGCTCGGCTCAACTTTGGCAACCATCCTCTTGAACAAAAATGTGGCTCTCGTTGAAGGAATCTCCGCATTCTTCATTTTAATTACCCTTCAGTATCTGGTAGCATGGCTTTCCATCCGTTCAGACGGCTTCAAGAGGCTAATCAAATCAGATCCGAAGTTAATTTTTTATCAAGGGAAGTATTTAAAAGAAAATATAGTAAAAGAGCGTGTGCTGGAAGTTGAAATTCTCCAGGCAGCACGCTCAAGCGGAATCAATTCGATGAATCAGGTAGAGGCTGTCGTCCTCGAAACAGACGGTAGCATTTCCGTCATCAAAAAATCAGATTCGAAGACGAACACTCTTGATAATGTGGACGAATAG
- a CDS encoding DMT family transporter, translated as MTTKDFFTHPIGIAVSAAGATLLWGSAFPFIKLSYISLDINPEEMGEQMLFAGYRFLLAGLLILVMFLLLKRNMKFRPETTKSLLKIGLFQTFLQYVLFYIGLSYSTGIQGSIIAGTTSFFQILLAHFLYPDDRMSRLKVAGLMVGFTGVIFANWPNGEYEISFGIGEILLMGAMMAGAYGNILAKQGSGKMEVIYLTAYQMILGSLGLIAIGAFSVGLAPFDFDLKSGLMLLYLAFLSAAGFILWNNVMKYNQVGKVSLYLFLVPVFGVILSAFLLDEPLNYFVIAGLIFVVVGIVLVNRPARKRNSLPAK; from the coding sequence ATGACAACTAAAGACTTTTTTACACACCCGATTGGAATTGCTGTTTCGGCTGCAGGGGCGACACTCCTATGGGGGAGTGCGTTCCCATTTATTAAATTGAGCTATATCAGCCTTGATATCAATCCGGAAGAAATGGGTGAGCAAATGCTGTTTGCAGGATACCGCTTCTTGCTTGCCGGGTTGCTGATCCTGGTCATGTTCCTTCTTTTAAAAAGGAATATGAAGTTCAGGCCGGAGACGACAAAGTCTCTTTTGAAAATTGGCTTGTTCCAGACATTCCTCCAGTATGTCCTGTTTTATATCGGACTTAGCTATTCAACCGGAATCCAGGGTTCGATCATTGCTGGGACAACTTCGTTTTTTCAGATTCTGCTTGCGCATTTCCTGTATCCAGATGACAGGATGAGTCGATTGAAGGTTGCTGGATTGATGGTCGGGTTCACGGGGGTTATTTTCGCAAATTGGCCAAATGGGGAATACGAAATCAGCTTTGGCATTGGTGAAATTCTGTTAATGGGAGCAATGATGGCCGGAGCTTATGGAAATATACTTGCCAAGCAGGGCAGCGGGAAAATGGAGGTCATTTATTTAACGGCTTACCAAATGATTTTGGGCTCGCTTGGTTTGATTGCTATTGGAGCCTTTTCAGTCGGACTTGCTCCATTTGATTTCGACCTTAAGTCCGGATTGATGCTTCTCTATCTGGCATTCCTCTCAGCCGCCGGCTTTATTTTATGGAACAATGTCATGAAATACAACCAGGTCGGCAAGGTGTCACTATACCTGTTCCTGGTCCCTGTATTCGGTGTGATTTTATCAGCATTCCTACTAGACGAACCCTTAAATTATTTTGTCATAGCCGGATTAATATTTGTGGTGGTCGGAATTGTTCTTGTCAACCGGCCTGCACGAAAAAGAAACAGCCTCCCTGCGAAATAG
- a CDS encoding YtxH domain-containing protein: MSENILSNNQNSMGNNSNSYDMNNNMYTSSTENASYDTTTGTTTYASTSGDAYSNNTSMGGYSSSYGVSSNNSSSSNGKLMKGVLIGAAIGGALTLLDSNTRTKVKDKAVNAKDTSMNVFSEVKNNPSDVKDQMMNSFKEASSILKEAISDAQNLYQRLNDDVFSKVNEAKSNSSEAMQTVMDAKDDLKEVGSKVKEAGSTAMDNPVVNSASETGSLNSSSNGAADAYATGMESQPSDTTGLGNTSNTFTVSPENQKNDNNR, translated from the coding sequence ATGTCTGAAAATATCCTTTCAAACAACCAAAACTCAATGGGTAACAACTCAAACTCATACGATATGAACAACAACATGTACACTTCTTCAACTGAGAATGCTTCATACGATACAACAACTGGTACAACAACTTACGCAAGTACATCAGGTGATGCATACTCTAACAATACTTCAATGGGCGGCTACTCTAGCAGTTATGGGGTAAGCTCAAATAATTCAAGCTCGTCAAACGGCAAGCTTATGAAGGGCGTCCTTATTGGAGCGGCAATCGGAGGTGCATTGACTTTGCTTGACTCCAACACTCGTACAAAGGTGAAGGATAAGGCTGTCAATGCAAAAGACACTTCAATGAATGTGTTTAGCGAAGTCAAAAACAATCCTTCTGACGTAAAGGACCAAATGATGAACAGCTTTAAGGAAGCATCCAGTATCCTAAAGGAAGCGATCAGTGATGCTCAAAACCTTTACCAGCGACTGAATGATGATGTATTCAGCAAGGTGAATGAGGCAAAGTCCAATTCTTCCGAAGCTATGCAGACAGTGATGGACGCTAAGGATGACCTTAAGGAAGTTGGATCAAAAGTGAAGGAAGCAGGTTCTACTGCAATGGACAACCCAGTGGTTAACTCAGCATCGGAAACAGGTTCTTTAAACTCCAGCTCGAATGGTGCCGCTGACGCATATGCTACAGGCATGGAAAGCCAGCCGTCCGACACAACAGGTTTAGGAAACACTTCCAACACCTTCACGGTATCGCCTGAAAACCAGAAAAATGATAACAACCGATAA
- a CDS encoding YczE/YyaS/YitT family protein, translating into MAFVYRTLFYIIGLIILSFGVSMTIKAGLGTGAWDALNVGLSNTVGLTPGSWVVIVGIVMIFVNAALVKRRPDVAAIITLLITGVLIDFWLLRVFEDMVVTGYAKQFGVFILGMVALSFGLAVYLQPKFPLIPIDNFMMALRERFGLNLMVAKTLGEVFALSAAFIFKGPIGIGTLIVTFAIGPLIQLFYPYCEKVYNKMITSAR; encoded by the coding sequence ATGGCTTTTGTTTATCGCACTCTTTTCTACATCATTGGGTTAATCATTCTATCTTTTGGAGTATCGATGACCATTAAGGCTGGATTGGGAACGGGTGCATGGGATGCACTCAATGTCGGATTATCAAATACTGTGGGGCTGACACCTGGCAGCTGGGTTGTAATCGTTGGGATTGTTATGATTTTCGTTAATGCGGCTTTAGTAAAAAGACGGCCGGATGTAGCCGCAATTATCACGCTGCTCATCACTGGTGTACTGATTGACTTTTGGCTTTTGCGTGTGTTCGAAGACATGGTAGTTACCGGCTATGCGAAGCAATTTGGAGTCTTTATTTTGGGAATGGTAGCACTAAGCTTTGGACTGGCGGTCTACCTGCAGCCTAAATTCCCATTGATTCCTATCGACAATTTCATGATGGCATTAAGGGAACGGTTCGGTCTCAATCTAATGGTCGCCAAAACGCTTGGTGAAGTATTTGCCTTGTCTGCTGCGTTCATTTTTAAAGGACCAATCGGCATCGGAACATTAATAGTAACTTTCGCGATCGGTCCGTTGATTCAATTGTTCTATCCATATTGTGAAAAAGTTTATAATAAGATGATTACATCTGCACGATGA
- a CDS encoding YihY/virulence factor BrkB family protein, with the protein MVDISFFRHMWQRIQEDDVPALAAQLAYFFLLSLFPLLIFLVTLVPYLPISEVDILGFFDDYAPGESMDLIKNSLEDIMEKDGKLLSFGLLATIWSASNGINAIVRAFNRAYRVEETRSFIVSRFMAIFLTFAMIFVFLVALILPVFGKEIGSWLFANFGLKEEFLYVWNMLRWVISILILFIVFLGLYWIAPNKKLTCVSGIPGSIFATGGWVLVSLGFSYYVSNFASYTATYGSIGAIIVLMIWLYLSAYIIIIGGEINAYYSEKKAGC; encoded by the coding sequence ATGGTTGATATATCATTTTTCAGGCATATGTGGCAAAGGATTCAAGAGGACGATGTTCCGGCACTTGCTGCGCAGCTTGCATATTTCTTTTTGCTTTCCTTGTTTCCGCTGCTGATTTTCCTTGTAACGCTTGTTCCGTATCTGCCAATTTCTGAAGTGGACATACTCGGCTTTTTTGATGACTATGCACCTGGTGAATCGATGGATTTAATCAAAAACAGCCTGGAGGATATCATGGAGAAAGACGGCAAATTGCTGAGCTTTGGATTGCTGGCGACAATTTGGTCAGCTTCAAATGGAATTAATGCGATTGTAAGGGCATTTAACCGTGCATACCGAGTAGAAGAGACTAGGTCGTTTATCGTAAGCAGGTTCATGGCAATCTTTTTGACATTTGCCATGATCTTTGTATTCCTGGTCGCTTTAATCCTGCCCGTGTTTGGAAAAGAAATCGGGAGCTGGCTGTTCGCGAATTTCGGACTGAAAGAAGAATTCCTTTACGTATGGAATATGCTTCGCTGGGTGATCAGTATTTTGATTTTATTCATTGTTTTTCTTGGTTTGTACTGGATTGCTCCAAACAAGAAGCTGACCTGTGTCAGCGGTATACCGGGATCAATTTTCGCAACCGGAGGATGGGTGCTCGTATCACTCGGATTCTCCTATTATGTCAGCAACTTCGCTTCCTACACCGCTACATATGGCAGCATCGGGGCAATAATCGTCCTGATGATCTGGCTCTATTTATCCGCTTATATCATCATCATTGGCGGAGAAATCAATGCCTATTATAGCGAAAAGAAAGCAGGGTGTTAA
- the ggt gene encoding gamma-glutamyltransferase produces MEKDFKPRSNRCDYDRETATGKIAMAASAHPIATNAGERILREGGNAIDAAIAIQFGLNVGEPMMTGIGGSGFFMVYHAESKTTKIFDGHTRAPKAAHPELFLDEKGEVIPFKVRSTNATGVGVPGILKAMEAARKEYGTKPLAELIEPAVQAAEKGVEVNWVMEEILNTFDYRLGEHAKELFQPGGKSLKEGDVYQKEHLAKTFRILQRDGIEAFYEGEIGEAIISTLKELGGIMEMSDLRDYEITIDEPVWGTYRDYKLASSNMPSAGGTTMLQILKLLEGFDLSKYNAKSWEKYYLFTEAMRIAFSDKIAFAGDPEFGEIPLKGLLSEEYLADRRKLIDFERRNDAVDFGNPWAYTGGKEINVVRQPFEPEKERSETTHFTVIDKWGNIVACTSTVEHPFGSGIMVRDHGFVLNNEMTDFDAVPGGLNEIQPGKRPVSCKTPTIVFKDEKPVLTLGSPGGPTIIGSVFQTILNVLDFGMDLKEAIEEPRIFNSTGPLIGWESGISMEAKGEMESRGFEFADGPFPLGNVQAIQIDREKGHIYGAADSSREGKATGIDE; encoded by the coding sequence ATGGAAAAGGATTTTAAACCACGCTCTAACAGGTGTGATTATGATAGAGAAACAGCTACAGGTAAAATTGCGATGGCGGCATCGGCGCACCCGATCGCTACAAATGCCGGAGAGAGAATTCTCCGTGAAGGCGGCAATGCGATTGATGCGGCCATCGCCATCCAATTTGGCTTGAATGTCGGCGAACCAATGATGACCGGCATCGGCGGCAGCGGCTTTTTTATGGTTTATCATGCCGAAAGCAAAACAACGAAAATTTTTGATGGCCACACAAGGGCACCAAAAGCGGCACATCCGGAACTTTTTTTAGATGAAAAGGGAGAGGTTATTCCTTTTAAAGTGAGATCGACAAATGCGACAGGAGTAGGTGTTCCGGGAATCCTTAAAGCAATGGAAGCGGCAAGAAAGGAATACGGGACAAAGCCGCTTGCTGAATTGATCGAACCTGCTGTACAGGCCGCTGAAAAAGGTGTAGAGGTCAACTGGGTTATGGAAGAAATCCTTAACACCTTTGATTACCGATTAGGCGAGCATGCGAAGGAATTGTTCCAGCCGGGAGGCAAATCCCTTAAGGAAGGAGATGTCTACCAGAAAGAGCATCTCGCGAAAACATTCCGCATCCTTCAGCGTGATGGAATCGAGGCATTCTATGAAGGTGAGATTGGTGAAGCTATTATCTCTACTTTAAAAGAACTTGGTGGGATCATGGAAATGTCTGATCTCAGAGATTATGAAATCACAATTGATGAACCTGTCTGGGGAACGTACCGAGACTACAAACTAGCTTCCTCTAATATGCCAAGTGCTGGAGGAACAACGATGCTGCAAATTTTAAAGCTGCTCGAGGGCTTTGACCTCAGCAAATACAATGCAAAATCGTGGGAAAAATATTATTTATTCACCGAAGCAATGAGGATTGCATTCTCAGATAAAATCGCATTTGCAGGCGACCCTGAGTTTGGTGAAATTCCGTTAAAAGGATTGCTCAGTGAGGAATATCTTGCAGACCGCCGTAAATTGATCGATTTTGAACGTAGGAATGATGCAGTCGACTTTGGAAACCCATGGGCTTATACAGGTGGTAAGGAAATCAACGTCGTCCGCCAGCCGTTCGAGCCTGAAAAAGAAAGAAGTGAAACGACCCATTTCACCGTCATCGACAAATGGGGAAATATTGTCGCCTGCACATCTACCGTTGAGCATCCATTTGGCTCTGGAATCATGGTCAGGGACCATGGATTTGTATTAAACAACGAAATGACTGATTTCGATGCGGTCCCTGGCGGCTTGAATGAGATCCAGCCAGGCAAACGTCCGGTGAGCTGCAAGACACCGACGATTGTTTTCAAGGATGAAAAACCTGTATTGACGTTAGGCTCTCCAGGTGGACCAACGATCATTGGATCGGTATTCCAAACAATTCTCAATGTTCTTGATTTTGGGATGGATCTTAAAGAAGCTATTGAAGAGCCGAGAATTTTCAATAGTACAGGCCCGCTCATTGGCTGGGAATCGGGAATCAGCATGGAGGCAAAAGGGGAAATGGAATCGAGAGGATTCGAGTTCGCCGATGGACCATTCCCGCTCGGCAATGTCCAGGCAATCCAGATTGATCGTGAGAAAGGCCATATTTATGGAGCAGCTGATTCAAGCCGTGAAGGGAAGGCTACTGGGATTGATGAATAA
- a CDS encoding heavy metal translocating P-type ATPase codes for MAQGASALAKQNSVPEVSFIEKIKPHAELIAASISGILIAAGWILSKGDSETASVIAFILAYVIGGFAKAKEGIEATIEDKELNVEMLMIFAAIGSAIIGYWTEGAILIFIFAMSGALETYTMNKSHKEISSLMELQPEEALRIADGVEERVHVSDLKIGDMILVKPGERIPSDGKVARGQTTIDQAAITGESIPVSKDSGDDVFAGTVNLTGSLTVEITKRNDETLFQKIIQLVQNAQSEKSPSQLFIERFEGTYVKVVLAVVVLMMFVPHYLLDWSWTETFYRAMILLVVASPCALVASIMPATLSAISNGAKHGILFKGGVHLENLSHLKAIAFDKTGTLTKGKPEVTDLIVADGLDRDEVLLKAASIESHSNHPLANAIVKHSRDTLGKELVHPESIEDVSGWGVKAHFENEDWKIGKADFVGRSAAEAFSDGAAVKLAAEGKTIVFIERNGQLAGLIALKDVVREETKQAIDLLKSEGIYTVMLTGDSQNTGKAIAAESHVQGYIAECLPETKVQELKKLKDQYGQVAMVGDGINDAPALATANVGIAMGEGSDVALETADVVLMKNDLPKIAEAINLSRRMNRIVKQNIVFSILVIMVLIASNFLQLLDLPYGVIGHEGSTILVILNSLRLLK; via the coding sequence ATGGCACAGGGAGCAAGCGCGTTAGCAAAGCAGAACTCGGTCCCAGAAGTAAGCTTTATTGAAAAAATCAAGCCTCACGCGGAACTGATAGCCGCGAGCATCAGCGGGATTCTCATCGCGGCTGGCTGGATTTTGAGCAAGGGAGATTCAGAAACAGCATCTGTCATCGCTTTTATCCTGGCCTATGTAATTGGCGGTTTTGCAAAAGCGAAGGAAGGCATTGAAGCTACAATTGAAGACAAAGAGTTGAACGTCGAGATGTTGATGATTTTTGCGGCGATTGGCTCGGCCATTATTGGATACTGGACAGAAGGCGCAATTTTGATATTCATTTTTGCAATGAGCGGAGCGCTTGAAACGTATACGATGAATAAAAGCCATAAGGAAATTTCCTCTTTGATGGAGCTCCAGCCAGAGGAAGCATTGAGGATTGCAGATGGCGTGGAAGAAAGAGTGCATGTTTCGGATCTGAAAATTGGCGACATGATCCTGGTGAAGCCTGGTGAAAGAATCCCCTCAGATGGTAAGGTTGCCAGGGGACAGACTACGATTGACCAGGCTGCCATCACGGGGGAATCGATCCCAGTTTCAAAGGATTCTGGAGACGATGTTTTCGCCGGTACGGTCAACCTTACTGGATCACTTACCGTTGAAATCACAAAACGAAACGACGAAACACTATTCCAAAAAATAATCCAGCTTGTCCAGAACGCGCAGAGTGAAAAGTCTCCTTCACAGCTGTTCATCGAACGGTTTGAGGGTACTTACGTAAAGGTCGTTCTGGCAGTCGTGGTGCTGATGATGTTTGTTCCACATTATCTGCTGGACTGGAGCTGGACGGAGACGTTTTACCGAGCGATGATCCTTCTTGTTGTCGCTTCACCATGTGCACTCGTTGCCTCGATCATGCCTGCTACATTGTCGGCGATTTCGAATGGCGCGAAGCACGGGATATTATTTAAAGGCGGCGTCCATCTGGAAAACCTGAGCCACCTTAAAGCCATTGCATTTGATAAAACAGGGACATTGACAAAAGGTAAGCCTGAAGTAACTGATTTGATTGTGGCTGATGGATTGGATCGTGATGAAGTATTGCTTAAAGCGGCTTCAATAGAAAGCCACTCCAACCATCCACTGGCTAACGCAATCGTAAAACACTCCAGGGATACTCTTGGTAAAGAGCTTGTTCATCCAGAGAGCATCGAGGATGTATCAGGCTGGGGCGTGAAGGCTCATTTTGAAAATGAGGATTGGAAAATCGGAAAAGCTGACTTTGTCGGAAGGTCTGCCGCTGAAGCATTTTCAGACGGCGCAGCGGTAAAACTGGCTGCTGAAGGGAAAACGATTGTGTTTATTGAGCGTAATGGTCAGCTGGCAGGTTTGATTGCTCTGAAAGACGTTGTCCGAGAAGAAACGAAACAGGCAATCGACCTTTTGAAATCAGAAGGCATTTACACTGTCATGCTCACAGGCGACAGCCAAAACACAGGAAAAGCAATCGCGGCCGAAAGCCATGTGCAAGGATATATCGCTGAATGCCTGCCAGAAACAAAGGTTCAGGAATTGAAGAAATTGAAAGACCAATATGGCCAGGTCGCCATGGTCGGAGACGGCATCAATGACGCTCCGGCACTCGCAACCGCAAATGTCGGCATCGCAATGGGCGAAGGTTCCGATGTCGCCCTGGAAACAGCAGACGTTGTCCTGATGAAAAACGATCTGCCGAAGATCGCCGAAGCCATCAACCTGTCACGCAGGATGAACCGAATCGTCAAGCAAAACATCGTGTTTTCAATCCTGGTCATCATGGTGCTGATCGCATCAAACTTCCTTCAGCTTCTCGACCTGCCATACGGCGTCATCGGCCATGAAGGAAGCACGATACTGGTTATCTTGAATAGCTTGAGACTGTTGAAATAA
- a CDS encoding YfkD famly protein: MKKAAAILVMTMVFMMSILAPGFAEETKTKKAPQPKQAEKAKYTIPNSVMNITKDNTYPNPTEDLPFLQPSELTKNLIKTSKVKIENPDLIRMLNETTINSTPFAIGYRAIVYLGEWPLNYVSSETSPNWEFQKINTNYYDNRGGNSIYQIHYVQEQQKTVKGGLTAKIKNAEDVQKMMLLKAAKKTGLPLAFETIVGAGTKKDHIYNIQPKRLGYLYAYAPAINEKGKVTYGEVYLMLKGSKKFIVVKNVVSQGIGAWIPVQDHVSFGFVSSERPR; encoded by the coding sequence ATGAAAAAAGCAGCAGCTATCCTTGTTATGACGATGGTTTTCATGATGTCCATTTTAGCGCCTGGCTTTGCTGAAGAAACAAAGACGAAAAAAGCTCCACAGCCAAAGCAGGCTGAAAAAGCAAAGTATACCATTCCGAATTCTGTCATGAATATCACAAAGGACAACACTTACCCTAACCCGACGGAGGATTTGCCTTTCCTTCAGCCAAGCGAGCTTACGAAGAACTTGATTAAAACATCAAAAGTGAAGATTGAGAACCCGGATTTAATACGAATGCTGAATGAAACGACCATTAACAGCACTCCTTTTGCAATCGGTTATCGTGCGATTGTTTACCTTGGGGAATGGCCGTTGAATTATGTATCCAGTGAAACTTCCCCGAACTGGGAATTCCAGAAAATCAATACGAACTACTATGATAATCGCGGTGGAAATTCTATATATCAAATTCATTATGTTCAAGAGCAGCAAAAAACTGTTAAGGGTGGCTTGACGGCAAAAATCAAGAATGCTGAAGATGTGCAAAAGATGATGCTTTTAAAAGCAGCAAAGAAAACAGGATTACCGCTTGCGTTTGAAACAATAGTCGGCGCTGGTACGAAAAAAGACCATATTTATAATATCCAGCCAAAACGCCTCGGTTACCTTTACGCATACGCACCAGCCATAAATGAAAAAGGCAAGGTGACATATGGAGAGGTCTACTTGATGCTAAAAGGAAGCAAGAAATTCATCGTCGTCAAAAATGTTGTCTCTCAGGGAATTGGTGCATGGATTCCGGTTCAGGACCATGTCAGCTTCGGTTTTGTATCCAGCGAAAGACCAAGATAG